GCGCTTCGTACAGGTCCAATGCGGTGACCTTGGGGCAACGCGCCAGCACTTCGGCCGACAGGTAACCGAAGCCCGCGCCCAGGTCGGCGCCATGCCCGGCCAGCGTGGGCGGCAGATGCTCGACCAGCAGCGCCGATGCCGGATCGATGCGATCCCAGGCGAACACGCCGGGGCGGCTGATGAAACGCCCGTCGAGGATCTTGCGCGGTGCATCCAGCGCGGCCCAACGCGCCTGCAGCGCGGCATCGGTGGCGGCCGGCAGCGGCGCGGTCCAATAGGTGCGGCAGTGGTACTTGGTCAGGCTGCCGGCCAGGCCGCTGAGCTGGCGCAGATCGGCTTCGCCGGAGCGCGCGCCCTCGTTGTTGGACTGGCAGGCCACCACGCGCCCACCCGGCGCGGTCAATGCCACCGCCCGCGCAAACAGCGCGCGCGCCTCGTCGCGCTGACGCGGCGGCAAGACCAGCACCAGCGCATAGCGGGTGCTGTCGGCCTCGATCTCGCGTTCTTCGCGCAGCTGCCAGCCGCTGTGCTCCAGCGCCTGCGCGAACGGGCGAAAGCTCTGCTCGCAGATCAGCGCGTCGGCCGCGGCATGTTCGCGCAGCGCAACGCCATCGCGTGCGCGCAGGAACAGCACCGGCCCTTGCGGCCATGGCAGCGCGCCCTGGGCGAACGGCAGGAACAGCGCTTGAAGTGGGGCATCGTGCGGGCCAGCCATCGGATCATCGGGTCGGGAACGGGCCGCCATTGTAAGGGACCGCTGCCAGACGCCCGCGGCCGCCCTTCCAATGCGTATACGGACTATTGATGCCCACGCAACATCTGCCCGCCTAGGCTGGAATCACGCCCACACCGGAGATATGCGATGCGAGCCCTGTTCGTAGGTGGAGTCGTCGACAACAGCGAGATGGATCTGGACGACACCCCGCCCCCGCTGCATTACCCCGAAAACACCGGCGCCGGTCGACCTCGCTATCGCCTGCACCAGATCGGCGAGCGCGACGATGGCAGCGTGGCCTATGCGGTCTACGGTGCGCCGGAAATGGCCGACGACGACATCAGCCGTATCACCGAAGAACGCGGCTATGCGCGCCGGTTCAGCGCATCACCGGAAGCACCACGCTGAGCAGATGTAATGATGGACGCGGGCGTTG
The window above is part of the Xanthomonas campestris pv. badrii genome. Proteins encoded here:
- a CDS encoding class I SAM-dependent methyltransferase, translated to MAGPHDAPLQALFLPFAQGALPWPQGPVLFLRARDGVALREHAAADALICEQSFRPFAQALEHSGWQLREEREIEADSTRYALVLVLPPRQRDEARALFARAVALTAPGGRVVACQSNNEGARSGEADLRQLSGLAGSLTKYHCRTYWTAPLPAATDAALQARWAALDAPRKILDGRFISRPGVFAWDRIDPASALLVEHLPPTLAGHGADLGAGFGYLSAEVLARCPKVTALDLYEAQARALDLARRNLQDNPHPAQLHYHWRDVTAGLAAQYDFIVSNPPFHTPSRADRPDIGQRFIAVAAQALRPGGQLLLVANRHLPYEQILNESFGQVRVAAERDGFKLIAATRGRGARA